A window of Acinonyx jubatus isolate Ajub_Pintada_27869175 chromosome E4, VMU_Ajub_asm_v1.0, whole genome shotgun sequence contains these coding sequences:
- the EFNA3 gene encoding ephrin-A3, translating to MAAPLLLLLLLVPVPLLPLLAQGPGGALGNRHAVYWNSSNQHLRREGYTVQVNVNDYLDIYCPHYNSSGVGPGAGPGPGGGAEQYVLYMVSRAGYRTCNASQGFKRWECNRPHAPHSPIKFSEKFQRYSAFSLGYEFHAGHEYYYISTPTHSLHWKCLRMKVFVCCASTSHSGEKPAPTLPQFTMGPHVRINVLEDFEGENPQVPKLEKSVSGTSPKREHLPLAAGIAFFLMTLLAS from the exons ATGGCGgcgccgctgctgctgctgctgctgctcgtGCCCGtgccgctgctgccgctgctggcCCAGGGGCCCGGGGGGGCGCTGGGGAACCGGCATGCGGTGTACTGGAACAGCTCCAACCAGCA CCTGCGGCGAGAGGGCTACACGGTGCAGGTGAATGTGAACGATTATCTGGATATTTACTGCCCTCACTACAACAGCTCGGGGGTGggccccggggcggggccgggccccgggggcggggcggagcaGTACGTGCTGTACATGGTGAGCCGCGCCGGCTACCGCACCTGCAACGCCAGCCAAGGCTTCAAGCGCTGGGAGTGCAACCGCCCGCACGCCCCCCACAGCCCCATCAAGTTCTCGGAGAAGTTCCAGCGCTACAGCGCCTTCTCGCTGGGCTACGAGTTCCACGCCGGCCACGAGTACTACTACATCT CCACGCCCACCCACAGTCTGCACTGGAAGTGTCTGCGGATGAAGGTGTTCGTCTGCTGTGCCTCCA CATCGCACTCCGGGGAGAAGCcggcccccaccctcccccagttCACCATGGGCCCCCATGTGAGGATCAACGTGCTGG AAGACTTTGAGGGAGAGAACCCCCAGGTGCCCAAGCTTGAGAAGAGCGTGAGTGGGACCAGCCCCAAGCGGGAACACCTGCCCCTGGCGGCGGGCATCGCCTTCTTCCTTATGACGCTCCTGGCCTCCtag